Proteins encoded in a region of the Vicia villosa cultivar HV-30 ecotype Madison, WI linkage group LG5, Vvil1.0, whole genome shotgun sequence genome:
- the LOC131606203 gene encoding dirigent protein 20-like, which translates to MHSQHFLTFFFFLIFLSSTTLTSSTPSPQNDNDDNTFDFARPIDRKLLGINKKEKLSHFKFYWHDILSGKNPSSIMVVPPTSNSTTAFGLVNMIDNPLTLGPELSSKLVGKAQGFYASASQVDLGFLMAMNFAFVEGKYNGSTITILGKNPAMHKVREMPVVGGSGLFRFARGYAQAHTHWIDLKSGDACVEYNVYVFHY; encoded by the coding sequence ATGCATTCCCAACATTTCCtcactttcttcttcttcctaaTTTTCCTCTCCTCCACCACCCTCACTTCCTCAACACCATCACCACaaaatgataatgatgataacACTTTTGATTTTGCTCGTCCTATAGATCGCAAGTTGTTAGGCATAAACAAAAAGGAAAAGCTAAGTCATTTCAAATTCTATTGGCATGACATCTTGAGTGGAAAAAACCCATCTTCAATTATGGTTGTTCCACCAACATCAAACTCAACCACTGCTTTTGGTTTAGTCAACATGATTGACAACCCTTTGACATTAGGACCAGAACTGAGTTCCAAACTTGTTGGAAAAGCTCAAGGCTTCTATGCTTCTGCTTCACAGGTTGACCTTGGTTTTCTTATGGCTATGAATTTTGCTTTTGTTGAAGGGAAGTATAATGGAAGTACTATTACTATCTTGGGAAAGAATCCTGCTATGCATAAGGTTAGAGAGATGCCTGTTGTTGGTGGGAGTGGACTCTTCAGATTTGCTAGAGGCTATGCTCAAGCTCATACTCATTGGATTGATTTGAAATCTGGAGATGCTTGTGTTGAGTACAATGTTTATGTTTTTCATTATTGA
- the LOC131604112 gene encoding uncharacterized protein LOC131604112: MQGMQGQQPTAPVPTPQAAAGPDFRAFFRMDPPEFLGGLDPVIAHDWLYGMEMIFQAIQCTEEEKVIFAAQKMKGPAGRWWNTESTYFTNRGIPKDWQHFKTAFLEKYYPNSVRALKEREFQSFKQGNMSVSEYAEKFEDMATYSRQAAYAPDELWKIDQFLMGLNADIVHSVSQREFTTYAECLRQCYVAENTLKRVQEEREQNRPVRRDHGRYHQPGHYARDCTAPDVPEKTKGRVYTLDARKAQGNTNLVAGTCYVNDQPLFVLVDCGATHSFISYPCVRRLGFETSLLPNPMIISSATDDVVEAREICKECSITFNGRRFVIDLICLPLKKIDVVLGMDWLLANSVYIGCKEKAIFIPAEETTPTDAIENLLEGTVNMINYLFAQEKSFLLVLTSDSKDKRSILEIPVVCEFSDVFPEDVTSLPPEREVEFSIDLVPGTAPVSIAPYRMSPAELRELKNDILIYSRTIEEHMEHLRIVFSVLKEKQLFAKFSKCEFWMSEVKFLGQVISGGGVAVDPSKVEAVINWERPKNATEVRSFLGLAGYYRRFIMGFSKLALPLTRLTRKEVSFRWNSECEKSFRNSRRN, encoded by the exons atgcaaggcatgcaagGACAACAACCAACCGCTCCTGTTCCTACTCCTCAGGCTGCAGCAGGGCCTGACTTTCGTGCTTTCTTTCGGATGGATCCGCCAGAGTTCTTGGGTGGCTTAGATCCTGTGATTGCTCATGATTGGTTGTATGGCATGGAAATGATATTCCAGGCTATTCAGTGCACAGAGgaagagaaggtgatctttgctGCTCAGAAAATGAAAGGACCAGCAGGTAGATGGTGGAATACGGAGTCTACGTATTTCACTAACCGAGGGATTCCAAAGGATTGGCAACATTTCAAGACAGCTTTCTTGGAGAAGTACTACCCCAACAGTGTGCGTGCTTTGAAGGAGCGTGAGTTTCAGTCCTTCAAACAAGGCAACATGTCGGTGTCTgaatatgctgagaagtttgaagaCATGGCTACCTATTCCAGACAAGCAGCTTATGCACCAGATGAATTGTGGAAGATTGATCAGTTCCTCATGGGGCTGAATGCTGATATTGTGCACAGTGTGTCTCAAAGGGAGTTTACCACCTATGCTGAGTGTTTAAGGCAATGCTATGTTGCCGAGAACACATTGAAGAGGGTCCAAGAGGAAAGAGAGCAGAACAGACCGGTTCGTAGGGATCACGGAAG GTACCATCAACCAGGGCATTATGCGAGGGATTGTACTGCCCCAGATGTTCCTGAGAAGACTAAAGGTCGTGTTTACACCTTGGACGCTAGGAAGGCCCAAGGAAACACTAATCTAGTTGCTGGTACGTGTTATGTAAATGATCAGCCCTTGTTTGTGctagttgattgtggagcaacacattcttttatttcttaccCTTGTGTTCGGAGGCTTGGTTTTGAGACGAGTCTTCTTCCTAATCCTATGATTATCTCATCGGCTACGGACGATGTAGTAGAAGCTCGAGAAATTTGCAAGGAGTGTTCTATTACCTTCAACGGTCGTAGATTCGTGATTGATCTCATTTGTCTACCTCTTAAGAAGATCGATGTAGTACTTGGTATGGATTGGTTGTTAGCTAACTCGGTGTACATCGGTTGTAAAGAGAAGGCTATCTTCATTCCTGCTGAGGAGACTACACCAACCGATGCCATTGAAAATCTTCTTGAAGGTACGGTTAACATGATCAATTACCTTTTTGCTCAAGAGAAGTCTTTCCTTTTGGTTCTTACGTCGGACTCCAAGGACAAGAGGAGTATTTTGGAGATTCCGGTTGTGTGTGAATTTTCCGATGTATTCCCGGAGGATGTTACTTCTCTTCCGCCGGAAAGGGAAGTtgaattctctattgatcttgtaccgGGTACCGCTCCAGTTTCGATCGCCCCTTATAGGATGTCTCCTGCAGAGCTTagagagttgaaga ACGACATATTGATATACTCACGGACTATCGAAGAGCACATggagcatttgaggattgtgttttCGGTTCTCAAAGAAAAGCAGTTGTTTGCAAAGTTTAgcaagtgtgagttctggatgTCTGAAGTCAAGTTTCTTGGACAAGTCATATCTGGCGGCGGCGTAGCTGTAGACCCTTCAAAGGTAGAAGCAGTAATAAATTGGGAACGACCCAAGAATGCAACTGAGGTCCGTAGTTTCCTAGGCTTGGCAGGTTACTATCGCAGGTTCATCATGGGATTTTCCAAGCTAGCATTACCTTTGACCAGGCTTACAAGGAAGGAGGTTTCGTTTAGATGGAATTCAGAATGTGAGAAGAGTTTCAGAAACTCAAGGAGAAACTGA